The following coding sequences are from one Verrucomicrobiia bacterium window:
- a CDS encoding outer membrane beta-barrel protein, translating to MKKLFATAGMAALGAASMNAATPPTLLPQEQAKPWSVSASVRGFYDDNYATLRSGLRRDSFGLEVSPSVRGHIIKEMTQLYASYKFGLRYYEDRINNELDYSHLANLMLNHDFSERFRLTLYDDFVVAQEPTLLNPSQPVQTLRVRGSNLRNTAGADFRARVTESVAIEPGYSFTVYDYREKGNGSYSAILDRHEHLAKVGVRWINMLERTDGLLGYQYMYTGHTSKDTLDPTGLFYLSPKLRDTRSHYYFAGVDYSASERLSLSARAGAMTVTYRNNQSNRTSPYFDLSASYRLAEASSLQVGYKLQRMTTDMIGYTGLAPLNLTVDQLAHFFYARVSHTISRLTLNAGAQYQYGTFRGGLVNSQDEGYLSVDLGASYKINEFLAAEAGYSFDWLKDYGWPTGTERDFHRNFVFIGLKATY from the coding sequence ATGAAAAAACTTTTTGCAACCGCCGGGATGGCCGCCCTGGGCGCTGCCAGCATGAACGCCGCGACTCCGCCAACGCTCCTGCCGCAAGAGCAAGCGAAGCCATGGAGCGTCTCGGCCTCGGTGCGTGGTTTTTACGATGACAACTATGCGACTTTGCGCAGCGGCCTGCGGCGCGATTCCTTTGGTTTGGAAGTCAGCCCGTCGGTCCGTGGTCATATCATCAAGGAGATGACCCAACTGTACGCCTCGTACAAATTTGGCCTGCGGTACTATGAGGATCGCATCAATAACGAGCTGGATTACAGCCATCTGGCCAACCTGATGCTCAATCACGATTTCAGCGAGCGCTTCCGGCTCACGCTCTATGATGATTTCGTGGTGGCCCAGGAGCCGACGCTGCTCAATCCCTCCCAGCCGGTGCAGACCCTGCGGGTGCGGGGCAGCAACCTGCGCAACACCGCCGGGGCCGATTTCCGGGCGCGGGTGACGGAGAGCGTCGCCATTGAGCCGGGGTATTCGTTCACGGTGTATGACTATCGGGAGAAAGGTAACGGCAGTTACTCGGCCATTCTGGACCGGCACGAACACCTGGCCAAGGTGGGGGTGCGCTGGATCAACATGCTGGAGCGCACCGATGGTTTGCTGGGCTACCAGTACATGTACACTGGCCACACCAGCAAGGATACCTTGGACCCGACGGGGTTGTTTTATCTGTCGCCCAAACTGCGTGACACACGGTCGCATTATTACTTTGCGGGTGTGGATTACAGCGCGTCGGAGCGGTTGTCGCTGAGCGCCCGCGCGGGGGCGATGACGGTGACGTATCGCAACAACCAGAGCAACCGCACGAGTCCCTATTTTGATTTGTCTGCCAGCTATCGGCTGGCGGAGGCCAGCAGCCTCCAGGTGGGTTACAAACTGCAGCGGATGACCACTGACATGATTGGTTACACCGGCCTGGCGCCGCTCAATCTGACGGTGGATCAATTGGCGCACTTCTTCTATGCGCGGGTCAGCCACACCATCAGCCGGCTGACGCTGAACGCGGGGGCCCAGTACCAATATGGCACCTTCCGCGGCGGTCTGGTCAACAGCCAGGATGAAGGTTACCTGAGCGTGGACCTGGGGGCCAGCTACAAGATTAATGAGTTCCTGGCCGCCGAAGCGGGCTACTCCTTTGACTGGCTGAAGGACTACGGCTGGCCGACCGGCACGGAGCGCGATTTCCATCGCAACTTTGTGTTTATCGGTCTGAAGGCCACTTACTAA
- a CDS encoding aldo/keto reductase — translation MKYRPLGKSGLNAAIVGVGTWVMGGGEVFGQDTDDRESIRTLQAAIDRGLNLIDTAPAYGWGRSERVVGQAIKGRRDKVIVATKVGLWTDDDRGSYFAPFYGRTLRRSLRPDTMQIEIERSLKNLEVDCIDLYQVHWPSVPPDYTPVEVTMEFLLKLRDQGKIRHIGVCNVTLDELKSYCACGPIATDQFRYSMIWRDAEKDILPYCAQNQIGTLTYMSLEQGLLTGKVTMETQFPNTDFRNNQFWNPWFLPVNRRKVLDMLGGWKDLQEKYQCTVAQLVVAWTAAQPGVTHVLCGIRNEKQLADNARAGEIELAPEDVARIRRDVEALGQPQGKAY, via the coding sequence ATGAAATATCGTCCTTTAGGCAAGAGCGGTTTGAATGCGGCCATTGTCGGCGTGGGCACCTGGGTGATGGGCGGGGGGGAGGTGTTTGGGCAGGATACCGATGACCGTGAGTCCATTCGCACCCTGCAGGCGGCAATTGACCGGGGGCTGAATCTGATTGACACCGCGCCGGCGTATGGCTGGGGGCGCAGCGAGCGGGTGGTGGGCCAGGCCATCAAGGGCCGCCGCGACAAGGTGATCGTTGCCACCAAGGTGGGCTTGTGGACGGATGATGACCGGGGCTCGTATTTTGCGCCGTTTTATGGCCGCACCCTGCGCCGGAGTCTGCGCCCGGATACCATGCAGATTGAGATCGAGCGCAGCCTGAAGAATCTGGAGGTGGACTGCATTGATTTGTACCAGGTTCACTGGCCCTCGGTGCCGCCGGATTACACGCCGGTAGAGGTCACCATGGAATTTTTGTTGAAGCTGCGTGATCAGGGGAAAATCCGGCACATTGGTGTGTGCAATGTGACGCTGGATGAGCTGAAGTCGTACTGTGCCTGCGGACCGATTGCCACGGACCAATTCCGTTACAGCATGATCTGGCGCGACGCGGAAAAAGACATCCTGCCGTATTGCGCCCAGAACCAGATTGGCACCTTGACCTACATGTCCTTGGAGCAGGGACTGCTCACCGGCAAGGTGACCATGGAAACCCAGTTTCCCAACACGGATTTCCGCAACAATCAGTTTTGGAATCCGTGGTTCCTGCCGGTCAACCGGCGCAAGGTGCTGGACATGCTCGGCGGCTGGAAGGACCTCCAGGAGAAATACCAATGCACGGTGGCCCAGCTCGTCGTGGCCTGGACAGCCGCGCAGCCGGGCGTGACGCATGTCCTGTGCGGCATTCGCAATGAGAAGCAATTGGCCGATAACGCCCGCGCCGGCGAGATTGAGCTGGCCCCGGAAGATGTCGCCAGAATCCGGCGGGACGTGGAGGCCTTGGGGCAACCGCAAGGTAAGGCTTACTAA
- the gcvP gene encoding aminomethyl-transferring glycine dehydrogenase, producing MSEGHVVAQGGPGAKAASEEGLQHPDQFCCRHIGPQTARELEEMLAVCGKPSLEALMEAVVPPAIRRKEPLALPPARTEAGALADLRKLAQKNRVFRSYLGMGYHDCLTPAVIQRNILENPGWYTQYTPYQAEISQGRLEMLLNFQTMVCDLTAMEIANASLLDEATAAAEALMMCARLREDRRRFLAARHCHPQTLEVVQTRLEALGAHLEVGDPATFQFTADVAGVLVQYPDTYGTIEDYTALVEQAHAAGAMVVMAVDLLSLTLLRPPGEMGADIVVGNAQRFGVPLGFGGPHAAFLATRDAYKRQMPGRLVGVSKDSRGRPALRLALGTREQHIRREKATSNICTAQALLANMAAAYAIYHGPEGLTRIARHVHRLARVLAAGVARLGHEPAPGPWFDTLKIRLNGCTANEVRGWAEARQVNLRYAGPDTVVVALDETVCEEDLEVLLAIFNRGRASGFKVRELAGNIPAEAPPDWPASLRRQSAFLKHPVFHAYHSETEMLRYLRRLEARDLSLCQSMIPLGSCTMKLNPAAAMQPVSWPEFARLHPFAPPEQAQGYLEMFAQLEAWLAEVTGLPAVSLQPNAGSQGEYAGLLVIRQHHRNRGQGQRDICLIPMSAHGTTPASAVMAGFKVVPVLCDREGNVDLQDLRAKAAQHAGQLACVMVTYPSTHGVFEEGIVELCRIIHEQGGLVYMDGANLNAQVGWCRPGDMGADVCHINLHKTFAIPHGGGGPGMGPIAVRAELAEFLPGHGLAGVHKLRKGGAVSAAPWGSASILTISWMYMAMMGAEGLQRATAYAVLNANYISRRLAPYFPTLYRGRNGYVAHECILDLRAFKAVTAEDVAKRLMDYGFHAPTLSWPVPGTLMVEPTESESKRELDRFCEAMIAIHAEMQAVETGQMDRANNPLKNAPHTADMLAGEWARPYSREQAAFPTTALKEHKFWPAVGRVDNVWGDRNPVCTCAGMEEYQ from the coding sequence ATGTCTGAAGGACACGTCGTTGCGCAGGGCGGCCCTGGGGCCAAGGCCGCTTCTGAGGAAGGGTTGCAGCATCCGGATCAATTTTGCTGCCGCCACATTGGCCCCCAGACGGCCAGAGAGCTGGAGGAGATGTTGGCGGTGTGCGGTAAGCCTTCATTGGAGGCCCTGATGGAGGCTGTGGTGCCGCCAGCCATACGCCGAAAAGAACCGCTGGCCCTGCCCCCGGCACGTACCGAGGCCGGGGCCTTGGCGGACTTGCGCAAACTGGCCCAGAAAAACCGCGTTTTCCGCTCCTACCTGGGCATGGGCTACCACGATTGCCTCACGCCGGCGGTGATACAGCGCAATATTCTGGAAAACCCCGGCTGGTACACCCAGTACACCCCCTACCAGGCTGAGATTTCCCAGGGGCGTCTGGAGATGTTGCTCAATTTTCAAACCATGGTGTGCGATTTGACCGCCATGGAGATTGCCAATGCCTCCCTGCTGGATGAAGCCACGGCCGCAGCGGAAGCCCTCATGATGTGCGCCCGGTTGCGGGAGGACCGGCGGCGGTTCCTGGCGGCGCGGCATTGCCATCCGCAGACCCTGGAAGTGGTACAGACACGTTTGGAAGCCTTGGGGGCGCATCTGGAAGTGGGAGATCCCGCCACCTTCCAGTTCACCGCCGACGTGGCCGGGGTGCTTGTGCAATACCCGGACACTTACGGAACGATTGAGGACTACACGGCCCTGGTGGAACAGGCCCATGCGGCCGGGGCGATGGTGGTGATGGCCGTGGACTTGTTGAGCCTCACGCTCTTACGACCGCCGGGGGAGATGGGCGCAGACATTGTGGTGGGTAATGCTCAGCGGTTTGGCGTGCCGCTGGGCTTTGGCGGGCCCCATGCCGCCTTTCTGGCCACACGGGATGCGTATAAACGCCAGATGCCCGGCCGGCTGGTGGGGGTCAGCAAGGACTCGCGCGGACGGCCCGCCCTCCGGCTGGCTTTGGGCACCCGGGAGCAGCATATTCGCCGAGAAAAGGCCACCTCCAACATTTGCACGGCCCAGGCGCTGCTGGCCAACATGGCGGCAGCCTATGCCATCTATCACGGCCCGGAGGGGCTGACGCGAATTGCCCGGCATGTGCACCGGCTGGCCCGTGTGCTGGCGGCGGGAGTTGCCCGGCTGGGACATGAGCCAGCCCCCGGACCTTGGTTTGACACCCTCAAAATCCGGTTAAACGGCTGCACGGCGAACGAGGTGCGCGGCTGGGCCGAGGCCCGGCAGGTTAATTTGCGGTATGCAGGGCCGGATACGGTGGTGGTGGCCTTGGACGAAACGGTCTGCGAGGAAGACTTGGAGGTCTTGCTGGCCATCTTCAATCGCGGTCGGGCGTCCGGTTTCAAAGTGCGCGAGCTGGCGGGGAACATCCCAGCCGAAGCCCCGCCGGACTGGCCGGCGAGCTTGCGCCGCCAGAGCGCGTTTCTAAAGCATCCCGTCTTTCACGCCTACCATTCGGAAACGGAAATGCTGCGCTATCTAAGGCGGTTGGAGGCGCGGGACTTGTCGCTGTGCCAAAGCATGATTCCGCTGGGAAGCTGCACCATGAAGCTTAACCCCGCCGCGGCCATGCAGCCGGTGAGCTGGCCCGAATTTGCGCGGTTGCACCCCTTTGCCCCGCCGGAGCAGGCGCAGGGGTATTTGGAAATGTTTGCCCAACTGGAGGCGTGGCTGGCGGAGGTGACCGGTTTGCCGGCGGTTTCCCTGCAACCCAACGCCGGCTCGCAAGGGGAGTACGCTGGATTGCTGGTCATTCGCCAGCATCACCGTAACCGCGGCCAGGGCCAGCGGGACATCTGCCTGATCCCCATGTCGGCGCATGGCACCACCCCCGCCAGCGCCGTCATGGCCGGGTTCAAGGTGGTGCCGGTGCTCTGCGATCGGGAGGGCAATGTGGATTTGCAGGATTTGCGCGCCAAGGCCGCCCAACATGCCGGCCAACTGGCCTGTGTTATGGTAACCTATCCCTCCACGCATGGGGTGTTTGAGGAGGGCATTGTCGAGCTGTGCCGCATCATCCATGAACAGGGCGGCCTGGTGTACATGGACGGCGCCAACCTGAACGCCCAGGTGGGTTGGTGTCGGCCGGGGGACATGGGGGCGGATGTCTGCCATATCAATTTGCACAAGACTTTTGCCATCCCCCACGGCGGCGGCGGGCCGGGCATGGGGCCGATTGCCGTGCGCGCGGAGCTGGCGGAGTTTCTGCCGGGGCATGGCCTGGCTGGCGTTCACAAACTGAGAAAAGGCGGCGCTGTCTCGGCGGCCCCCTGGGGCAGTGCCTCGATCCTCACCATTTCCTGGATGTACATGGCCATGATGGGGGCGGAAGGTTTGCAGCGAGCCACGGCCTACGCCGTTCTGAATGCCAACTACATTTCCCGGCGGCTGGCGCCGTATTTCCCGACGTTGTACCGCGGGCGCAACGGGTACGTGGCGCACGAGTGCATTCTGGACTTGCGCGCCTTCAAGGCGGTGACGGCGGAGGATGTGGCCAAGCGCCTGATGGACTACGGCTTCCACGCCCCCACCCTGTCCTGGCCGGTGCCTGGCACGTTGATGGTGGAGCCGACGGAAAGCGAATCCAAGCGCGAGCTGGACCGGTTTTGCGAGGCCATGATCGCCATTCATGCCGAGATGCAGGCGGTGGAGACCGGGCAGATGGATCGGGCCAACAATCCGCTCAAAAACGCTCCCCACACCGCAGACATGCTTGCCGGTGAGTGGGCGCGGCCGTACTCGCGCGAGCAGGCTGCTTTTCCCACGACGGCCTTGAAGGAGCACAAGTTCTGGCCGGCCGTGGGGCGGGTGGACAATGTGTGGGGGGATCGCAACCCTGTCTGCACGTGTGCCGGCATGGAAGAATACCAGTAA
- a CDS encoding polysaccharide biosynthesis tyrosine autokinase yields MMDSTKSFGTPPAETKLHFLDYWRIIRVRKTVILTVFMLVVLTTTLVTQFLPPTYESVARIEVEKDIPDVEGFRERPIVSTFDPYWMQTQFEIIKSSTVLDAVINKLRLNERFADRDGMQVPYRMDETRLLLRRMVDLNLYRNTTIIEIRVESQKPEEAAEIANAIAEAYRDYRQRTRLTLVEKGIQTLQDEMKAKELEYSARESNVVHLRKNLEINDIDPYSGRVYGTLDSETIRRLDAVHVDAQARYVELNAQYEKLAKMSRTELKRALVTVQPDSILMNLLEDLNKTEQQLALTAEDYGEAHPEFKRLVNLLNTQERLVDERLTGILEGLKAVVEKSKAGVEELAHRLDEAKKRDREAGAKLMEYYSAKEELERARNVKNALDMRIQAAILDNQKIQYSVVKPVDQAEPILRPVRPKKLLNISLGVVAGLILGIGLAFFVEYLDTSVKTIDDVERALQAPVLGVIPQNVGNLLEEGPESPHAEAYRVLRTNLLFSRKDERWNTLTVVSAGAGEGKSTTLFNLAVVFAQNGNRVLIVDSDLRRPSLHKRLGVSNSIGLTNFLLKQNNLAEVIQTTSLPTLDFMPSGKLPSSAMGILNSPAMKEMIAELKRRYDFVFFDSPPIMGISDASILASEVDMTLQIIQYRRYPQPMTIRAKQMIEKVGGNLMGIVLNNINMSSDSYYYYYSGYFEESYYKDSDDKSSSRRSKSKRGGSEASQASAEVEIKQKY; encoded by the coding sequence ATGATGGACAGTACGAAAAGTTTTGGGACGCCACCGGCGGAAACCAAGCTGCATTTCCTGGACTACTGGCGCATCATCCGGGTGCGCAAGACGGTGATCCTGACGGTGTTTATGCTGGTGGTGCTGACCACCACCCTGGTCACGCAATTCCTGCCGCCCACCTATGAAAGCGTGGCGCGCATCGAAGTGGAAAAGGACATCCCTGATGTGGAGGGTTTCCGCGAGCGTCCCATCGTCTCCACGTTTGATCCGTACTGGATGCAAACCCAGTTTGAGATCATCAAATCGTCCACCGTGCTGGATGCCGTCATTAACAAGTTGCGGCTCAATGAACGGTTTGCTGACCGGGATGGCATGCAGGTGCCTTACCGCATGGACGAAACACGCCTGCTCTTGCGGAGGATGGTGGACCTCAACCTTTACCGCAATACCACCATAATTGAAATTCGCGTCGAAAGCCAGAAGCCGGAAGAGGCCGCTGAGATCGCCAATGCCATTGCCGAGGCTTATCGGGACTACCGTCAGCGCACCCGTTTGACGCTGGTGGAGAAAGGCATCCAGACCCTCCAGGATGAGATGAAGGCCAAGGAACTGGAATACTCGGCCCGGGAGTCCAACGTGGTTCATCTGCGTAAAAATCTGGAAATTAATGACATTGATCCCTACAGCGGGCGGGTTTATGGCACCTTGGACTCCGAGACCATCCGGCGGCTGGATGCAGTCCACGTGGACGCCCAGGCCCGATACGTGGAGCTGAATGCCCAATACGAAAAACTGGCCAAAATGAGCCGCACGGAGTTGAAGCGGGCGCTGGTCACCGTGCAGCCCGACAGCATCCTGATGAATTTGCTGGAGGATTTGAACAAGACCGAGCAGCAACTGGCGCTGACGGCTGAGGATTACGGCGAGGCGCACCCCGAATTCAAGCGGCTGGTGAATCTGCTCAATACCCAGGAGCGATTGGTGGATGAGCGGCTCACCGGCATCTTGGAGGGCCTCAAGGCTGTCGTCGAGAAAAGCAAGGCGGGCGTCGAAGAGCTGGCGCACCGGCTGGACGAGGCCAAGAAACGTGACCGCGAGGCGGGCGCCAAGCTGATGGAATACTATTCCGCCAAAGAGGAGCTGGAGCGGGCGCGCAACGTCAAGAATGCCCTGGACATGCGCATTCAGGCGGCCATTTTGGACAACCAGAAAATCCAGTATTCCGTGGTCAAACCGGTGGACCAGGCGGAGCCCATTTTGCGGCCGGTCCGGCCCAAGAAACTCCTGAACATCAGCCTGGGCGTGGTGGCTGGCCTGATTTTGGGCATCGGACTGGCCTTCTTTGTGGAGTACTTGGATACCAGCGTCAAGACCATTGACGATGTGGAGCGGGCCTTGCAGGCACCGGTGCTGGGGGTCATCCCGCAAAACGTGGGCAATCTGTTGGAGGAGGGGCCGGAAAGCCCACATGCAGAAGCCTATCGAGTATTACGAACCAATCTATTGTTCTCACGCAAGGACGAGCGCTGGAATACCCTGACCGTGGTCAGCGCCGGCGCTGGCGAGGGCAAGTCCACCACCTTGTTCAACCTGGCGGTGGTGTTTGCGCAGAACGGCAACCGCGTGCTTATTGTGGACTCCGACCTGCGACGTCCGAGTCTGCACAAGCGGCTGGGGGTCTCCAATAGCATCGGGTTGACCAACTTTTTGCTCAAACAAAACAACCTGGCGGAGGTGATTCAGACCACCAGCCTGCCGACGCTGGATTTCATGCCCAGCGGCAAGCTGCCCAGCAGCGCCATGGGCATTCTTAATTCGCCCGCCATGAAGGAGATGATTGCCGAATTGAAGCGGCGCTATGACTTTGTGTTCTTTGACTCACCGCCCATCATGGGCATCAGTGATGCTTCCATCCTGGCCAGCGAGGTGGACATGACGCTGCAGATCATTCAGTACCGCCGCTATCCGCAACCCATGACCATCCGCGCCAAGCAGATGATTGAAAAGGTGGGTGGCAACTTGATGGGCATTGTGCTGAACAACATCAATATGTCGTCCGACTCTTACTACTACTACTACAGCGGTTACTTCGAAGAGTCGTATTACAAGGACAGCGACGACAAATCCTCCAGCCGGCGCAGCAAGAGCAAACGGGGTGGCAGCGAAGCCAGCCAGGCCTCCGCCGAGGTGGAGATCAAGCAGAAGTATTAA